The genomic segment GTGATGACGCTGGCGCAGTGGTGTGAGATCGGGTGCATGGCCGCGTCGCCGTGGCTCCTGCGGCACCTGAGCCTGAAGCGGCTGATGGTCCTGGGGCTGGCCGGGCTGGTGCTGCGGAACGCGCTGCTGTTCTCCGCGCACGTGCCGGGCATCGTGGCCGTGGGGCTGCCGATGCACGGGTGGGGGTACGCGTTCTACGGCATGCTCGGCGCGTACTTCGTGGACCGCGAGGCGCCGCAGCACCTGCGCGCCGGTGCCCAGTCGCTCGTCACGTTCTTCGGCAGCGGCCCGGCGGTCCTCGCGGGCAACTTCCTGGCGAGCCACACGGTCGCAACGCACCGCGCCGGTGGCCTCACCGATTGGCAATCCGTGTGGCTCGTGCCGCTGGCCGGGTACGCCGTCGCGCTGGTGGTGTTCGTGTTGCTGTTCCGCGAACCGCCGAACGCCGACCGATCGGTTCAGACGTAAGGGGGAGTCACCACAGAGACACAGAGGGCACAGAGAGAAGAACAAAACAGAGGGGGACGGCGTGGGTTTATTCAATTCATTGCCTTCCCGTCTTCTCCGTGCTCTCTGTGCCCCTGTGGTGAATCCTGATTTCTTTGATCTGTGTTCATCTGCGGTGCTTTACTCTTCGGAGGTCTGAGCATGTTCACTTCATCCGCGGCGCGCCCGCTGGCGCTCGTGACCGGTGCCAGTGCCGGGATCGGTACCGAGTTGGCGCGGCAGCTCGCGGTCGATCACGATCTGATCCTGACCGCCCGGCGCGGCGATACGCTTCGCACACTTGCCGAAGAATTGAAGGCCCGCGGCGCGGCGTGCCACGTGTTCCCCGCGGACCTCGCCGACCCGGCCGCACCGCGCTGGCTGTTCGATCAGATCGCTGCAGCCGGGTTGGTGGTCGATGTGTTGGTAAACAACGCCGGGTTCGGCGACGTCGGCCCGTTCGCGAAGGCCGATCTCGGCAAGGTGCTCCAGATGATCCAGGTGAACGTGGTGGCGCTGACGGAACTGACCGGCCTCTTCCTGCCGGGGCTGCTCGCGCGGAACCGCGGGCGCGTCCTGAACGTCGGCTCCATCGCCGGCTTCCAGCCCGGTCCGTATATGGCCACGTACTACGCGACGAAAGCGTACGTGAACTCGTTCTCGGAGGCGCTCTACAGCGAGCTGCGCGGCACCGGCGTGACGGTAACGGTCCTGTGCCCCGGTCCCGTGGCGACGGAATTCGCAGCGGTTTCGGGGATGCAGGTGACGCGGGCGTTCAGCGCCGGCCAGGCGATGGCGCCGGGGCCGGTGGCGGCGGCCGGGCTCGGGGCGATGCGGGCCGGCCGCCGCCTCGTGATGCCCGGCTGGCGGAACCGGCTCATGGTGTTCCTCGAGCGATTCACCCCCGCGGCGTCGTCATCCGGGCGGTGAAGTGGATGATGGGCCGCCGGCTGTGAGTCGGGCGAACCCCGCCCGCCACGCGGGCGGGGTTCGTCTGGGCGTCTACCTACTCACCGATTCGCTTGACCCGTTCCGCGGGCCGGCTTAACATACCTCTAATCCCGCCAGACCGCGCTTTACCAGACCCCGGGGCGTCCCCCCGACTCGCCAACCGATAGCACAGGCACCCCCCGGAGAACCTCCCCATGCGCCGGCTCGTGTTCGGCCTCGTGCTTTTGGTCGTGTGCGGCCCCGCTGTGGCCCAACCGCCCCCGCCCGGCCTCCCGTCGGCGCGCGTGCAACATGTCTTCCCGCTGGGCGTGAAAGCCGGCACCAGCGTCGAGGTGATTGTCACCGGTAACGACCTGGAGGAGCCGGAAAAGCTGTTTTTCTCGCACCCCGGTATCAGGGGGGAGTACGTCAGCCCGCCCAAAGACCCGACGCCGGACCCGAAAGACCCCAAGAAGACCGTTCCGCCGCCGAAGACCAACCCGGCCGGGCCGCACAAATTCAAGGTGACGGCCGCCGGCGACGTACCGCCCGGCCTCTACGACCTCCGGTTCGTCGGCAAGTGGGGCGCGAGCAACCCGCGCACGTTCGCGGTGAGTGATCAGATCGAAGTGGCCGAAAAGGAACCCAACAACGACGTGCCGGAGGCCCAGAAGGTCGAACTCGGTACGACGGTGAGTGGCGTCATCTCGGCCCCCACGGACGTCGATTACACGTCGTTCACCGGCAAGAAGGGCCAGCGCATCATCGTGTCCTGCCTCGCGTCGTCGATCGACAGTAAGGCGGCGCCCATGATCGAGGTGTTCGATCTCAGCGGCCGGAAGCTCGCGGCGAACCGCAACTACCACGAAAACGACGCGCTCCTGGACGTGATCCTGCCCGCCGACGGCGACTACTACGTCCGCCTGTTCCAGTTCACGTACACCGTCGGCGGTCCGGACTACTTCTACCGCCTCAGCATCGGCACCGCGCCGTGGATCGACGCCGTGTTCCCGCCGGTAGTCGAACCGGGCAAGCCGACCGCGGTCACGGTTTACGGCCGCAACCTGCCGGGCGGGCAACCGGCCGACGGCGTGACCGCCGACGGGCGCCCGCTGGAGAAACTCATTGTCACGGTCACGCCGCCCGCCGACGCCGTCGGCAAACTCACGAGCCTCACCCACGTCAACCCGACGACCGCCCTTCAGGACGGCTTCACGTACGCGTTGAAGGGGCCGGGCGGCGTGTCCAACCCGGTGGTGATCTACCTCGCCGGCGACAAGCTCACGGTGCTGACCGCGCCCGCGAACACGCCGGACGCGGCCGCGGTGCTGGACGGCCCGGGAGAAGTGGCCGGGTTCCTCGCCCGGCGCGGCGACCGCGCCTGGGTCGCGTTCCGGGCGAAGAAGGGCGAAAAGGTCGCGCTCAACCTCGCGGCCGAGCGCATCGGCTCGAACGGCGACTTCTTCTTTTCCGTCCGCGACGGCAAGGACCCGAAGCGGGACCTGAGCGGCGAGCAGGACGACGACAACGACACCCTGCACCCGTTCGGCTTCTACACGCGCACGAGCGATCCCGGCCCGTACACGTTCACGGCGCCGGAGGACGGCAAGTATTACGTCATGGTCGGCTGCCGCGAGTCGAGCTACCTGAGCGGCCCGAAGGCCGCGTTCCGCTTGCGGCTCGGCTCGCTGGTGCCGGACTTCTGCGCGGTCGTCATGCCGTACAGCCGCTTCTACCAAACCGGTTCGGCGGCGTGGCAGGGCGGCACGCAGGCGTACCATGTGTTTGCCCACCGCGCCGACGGCTACACCGGTACGCTCGAAGTGGCAGCCGAAGGGTTGCCCGCGGGCGTCACCGCGAAACCACTGATGATCGGCCCGGCGGCGCGGTGGGGCGTGCTCGTCCTGAACGTCGCTCCGGGCACGGCGCCCGTCACGAGCGCGATCACGGTCAAAGTCACCGGTACGGACCCGGTGGGCAAGACGCTGGTCCGGTCGGCGCGGCCGGCCTCGGTCACATGGGGCACGCAGCAACCGGACCAGAACATTCCCGTCGTCTCCAAACTCGACCAGTCGCTCGTCCTCGCGGTGCGCGGCGAAAAGGCCCCGTTCCACATTACGGCTGATGTGCCCAATGCGACCGTCAAGTCGGGGATGGGTAAGGAGGAGAAAGTTAACGGCCCGATCATCGTGATGAAGCAGGGCGACAAGGCGAGCGTCCCGGTGAGGGTCGAGTGGGCCACGGACGAGAAGCCGAACGTGACGCTCACGGTCGAATCGATGCTCCAGCAGCAGCAGAACGCGCCGGTCACGGTGGGCATCGCCGGTCAGCCGACCAAGGACAAACCGGACGTGGTGGTGAACCTGGACGCGCGGACGAATGCCGCACCCGGCACCTACACCGTCACGCTGCGGGGCCTGTCCCAGGTGCCGTTCCAGAAGGACCCGATGGCGAAGGGGAAGGGGCCGAACCTGCCGGCGGAGGGGTTCAGCACGCCGATCACGGTGCAGGTCATCC from the Frigoriglobus tundricola genome contains:
- a CDS encoding SDR family NAD(P)-dependent oxidoreductase, whose protein sequence is MFTSSAARPLALVTGASAGIGTELARQLAVDHDLILTARRGDTLRTLAEELKARGAACHVFPADLADPAAPRWLFDQIAAAGLVVDVLVNNAGFGDVGPFAKADLGKVLQMIQVNVVALTELTGLFLPGLLARNRGRVLNVGSIAGFQPGPYMATYYATKAYVNSFSEALYSELRGTGVTVTVLCPGPVATEFAAVSGMQVTRAFSAGQAMAPGPVAAAGLGAMRAGRRLVMPGWRNRLMVFLERFTPAASSSGR
- a CDS encoding PPC domain-containing protein; this translates as MRRLVFGLVLLVVCGPAVAQPPPPGLPSARVQHVFPLGVKAGTSVEVIVTGNDLEEPEKLFFSHPGIRGEYVSPPKDPTPDPKDPKKTVPPPKTNPAGPHKFKVTAAGDVPPGLYDLRFVGKWGASNPRTFAVSDQIEVAEKEPNNDVPEAQKVELGTTVSGVISAPTDVDYTSFTGKKGQRIIVSCLASSIDSKAAPMIEVFDLSGRKLAANRNYHENDALLDVILPADGDYYVRLFQFTYTVGGPDYFYRLSIGTAPWIDAVFPPVVEPGKPTAVTVYGRNLPGGQPADGVTADGRPLEKLIVTVTPPADAVGKLTSLTHVNPTTALQDGFTYALKGPGGVSNPVVIYLAGDKLTVLTAPANTPDAAAVLDGPGEVAGFLARRGDRAWVAFRAKKGEKVALNLAAERIGSNGDFFFSVRDGKDPKRDLSGEQDDDNDTLHPFGFYTRTSDPGPYTFTAPEDGKYYVMVGCRESSYLSGPKAAFRLRLGSLVPDFCAVVMPYSRFYQTGSAAWQGGTQAYHVFAHRADGYTGTLEVAAEGLPAGVTAKPLMIGPAARWGVLVLNVAPGTAPVTSAITVKVTGTDPVGKTLVRSARPASVTWGTQQPDQNIPVVSKLDQSLVLAVRGEKAPFHITADVPNATVKSGMGKEEKVNGPIIVMKQGDKASVPVRVEWATDEKPNVTLTVESMLQQQQNAPVTVGIAGQPTKDKPDVVVNLDARTNAAPGTYTVTLRGLSQVPFQKDPMAKGKGPNLPAEGFSTPITVQVIPTAVVKIAAPTLPGNTLKIGTDGELVVKVDRQHDYAGEIKLKFAPPTGVTGVTADEVTIPAGQGEAKLVLKAASGTKPGAVSNATITATAVYAGKYTITHEAKVSFTVAEEPKKK